The genomic stretch gcaactaaaactgaatttatgttaattggctCAAGGCAGCGATTAAATACTTTACCGAGACCTCCGCATCTTACCATTGGCGGTGTTCCCGTTAATCAAGTATCTACTGCAAAATCCTTAGGTGTCTATATAGATGAAAATCTCTCTTGGGGCTCTCACATTGAGAAGTTAATTAAGAAAGTTGCCTCTGGTGTTGGCGCTCTTAAACGAATCCGCTCTTTTGTCACTTTTGAAACTCTGAAGATTATTTTCAATGTCTTAGTGAGGCCACACTTTGACAGTGTTGTGTGGGGAAACTGCAACTTAACGCTTTCAAATAAATTGCAGAAGCTACAAAATCGTGCTGCccgaattttaactttttccagtTATGACACTGATGTTGAAGATTTATTTCGTAAACTTGGGTGGAGAAAATTAAGTTCTCAGCGTGAAAtacagaaagctattatggtatttaaatccttaaatggCCTTACACCTGAGTATCTAAGTGAGCTGTTTGTTAACCGTTCTGATGTAACTGAATATCTATTGAGGGACTCagtaaacaaacttgctgttCCATTGCCCCACaccaactttttgaaaaacagctttagttacaGTGTTGCGGTACTTTGGAACTGTTTACCTTCTGATCTGCGGCGGGGCAGAATCTTTAAGTGACTTAAGTCATCTACTCAACTCATTTTATCctcttaagtaatttttgtattttagacacggcattcatgtaaggcagttttttcaaaaaactgctttacatacatgtaggatTGGATATTGTTAGTTAGATGTAGTTagtttaattatgtaattacatatgaattaataactgatgaatataccgtgttgaaataaagttcacaaacaaacaaacaacccACACACtaaagggtgcgttcgattgaccgtacgGCCGGAAAAGGAATATATGGAATAatagttagaaatccttcgcttttatggagattcacattacAATTGTGaaaaacctgctaaaatgctattttaaacagatCTTTAGAATCCTTATTTCTTCAAAATGCCAGACGTACCGTTGTAGATCATCAATCCCAGTATTCTTATCCCAGAATAgtgtcaatcgaacacaccctaagAGTATGGTATCGAATCCGTGGTTTTCAAAACTGGTAGTCCATCTCTGTCAGCATGTGGTGGTCGCCCTTGCTAGATTAGCTGCAATGGCCCCTGAGCAAATAAAATACAGCCAAATATTTGGCTATTTGTTGTGTGTTGGATCTTTTTAGTTCGACTTCCTATAtaagaacaaaacaaagcaagaaaGAGTCCACAACAACTGGAAAAACTTCACAGGATTTTCCCATTGTGATTATAATTGTAATCTTCAACCCGTTAATTTGGCCGTAAAGTAGTTGGTAAGGATGTCAAAAAGTATTTGAGTAGTCTTAAAAAAACACCTTCcattttgcctccactactcaaccggactaacacaacaacaaaatttggGCCAAGCCACAGTGCCATTTATTTAGCATTGGATATTATGGgtacaaaaacattttgaaatcaaATCTATATAAAGAGAAGAGCAATGCATCAGAGCCAGACACAGAAACCCCTaaaaccagcaggtggaaaaaaaCCGAGGAACGTGTTcccccgaccaaggcagtggtgcgaccCTTGGGGTCCTATGTATTCTTATAgaaaaacactatttacaatgaaaaagaaCGCAATCATATACAGCCTAACGAAGGCATAAAACAACCTTTTTCAGATCcatataaaaataaatgaaactggACTTGTGCACTCGGCAAAGGCTGACCCTAGATTGAGTTTGCCTAAATCCCACAAACCACTGCGCACCTAACACGGCTCACCAGGCCTCTGATATGAGCCGGCAAAACAGCAACTTATGCTAATTTacaattatcacaaattacatttgtCGTTTAATTAAgatgaaaaactgaaaacaaaccATCTAACTCACTTTCAAAAATAACTCATTATAATTGGTTTTCTTGACATTTGCATCAGTGATTAAGTGCCAAAAGGATAGCATGTGCATGCAATTTTTGTCAACATATTGTTTGACACAACAAATTCCAACAAATAGTATAGAACTGTTAACATTCACTTTTGGGAACTTACCAAATCAGCAGAGGGAGTGGCAACATGGAAAATAATTGAGACTAACAAGTTTTTAAGCCCCTTAAATGGGAGGGTGTAGACCCAGGGAGGGTCCCTAGTGATCATTAAGGAGGGTCCCACGTGGGTCCCATGTGACCCAGGGACGGTCACATGAATTTCCACCCATGTGATCATTAGGTTTTCAGATTAAAGTTCCAGAAATAGTTATGCCATCTACACGTTGTAAAAGGCATTTAAAGTAATTACATAAAAACCAAGACatgaccagggttaaaattttggtattttttcttgCTACGAAAATCCTGAAATAACTATTACCAAAATACACAAAAATCGACACATTTTTCAATTTGCAAAAAACCTGTCTATACACGAGTATTTTTTCTCACTAagaaaatcctgaaattttaaggtggggaCGTACGGttaatttttgagaaaaaggcctttgaaatctctagtttccagtctgcctccaggagctcggtcactacattttgcattttcccctgatttgcatttatttgttagctaattgcagtgactaacagttcagaagagacatcctgttgctttgaTTTCACACATTTCAAAACCTGCatcattttctttggaaaactgtagtaagccaccttaaaaggAGGTCACATTTTAAAAGTGGGCGAAGGCCAAGTCCTTAATTATAAGAAAATAGTTCTCCACATGGCACTAAGAACGAATGCCACCATAAGACAGTCATAATactaaattaaaggaaaaaatgtcTCCAGGTGGCACTATTTGAAGGAATGCCACCACGAGACAGTCATGAGAGAAATCTCAAAATGTCAAAGCTTACACAGCTTTTCTAGTAGACTCTTGTGTATCACTGCAAGACATGTCTTATGATCAACCTTTTTCTCTCTATCTCCAGGATTTTCATTCTCAAAGTTAATGGGTATGGTGGACTTACTTTTCCATTCACATGCTCCTAACTGAAACACGTTTTCAGATTAAAGTACCAGAAATGATTGTTATACCATCTATACGTTGTAAAAGACATTCAAAGTAAGTACGTAAAAACCAGGACatgaccagggttaaaattttgggaatttcaCTTAGTAAATAATATGAAGATGAAACcatcaacatttttttaaataaagatcAGACAATTTTTCCATTATTATCAAAATACGCAAAaatcgacacttttgcaaatcTGCGAAAAACCTTTCTGTCTATACATGATTATGTTTTCTCGCTAATAAATTCTGAAATTGTAAGGTGGGTTGTACGGCTAGCTTTTGAAAAAGGCCTCTGAAATGCCTAGTTTCCAGTCTCCCCTCCACAAGCTccgtcactatatttagcattttcccctgatttgcatttatttcttgggtaaaattacattttacatcaattgcagtgactgacacttcagaagagacatcctgttgcttaaATTTCatagatttcaaaatcttgatcattttctttggaaaactgtagtaCACCACCTCAAAAGGAGATCACTTGTATTAAAGGTGGATGAAGGGGAGAAATGGTTAAACAAACCTTAAATATTGGAAAACATTTCTCAACATGGCACTAAAAAGGAATGTTACCATAAGGTAGTCATAATAACgaattaaaggaaaaaatgtcTCCAGGTGGCACTACTTAAAGGAATGCCATCACAACGCAGTCATAACTCTtacagaaaaatatcaaaatgtcaaagcTTACACAGCTTTTCTAATAGGCTCTTGTGAATTGCTGCAAGACATGCCTTATGACGAATCTTTTTCTTTCGATCCCCAGAATTTTCATTCTCAAAGTTAGTGGGTATAGTGGACTTACTTTTCCATTCACATGCTCCTAACTGAAACATTTCCACTGATAACTCTCTTGAGGACGATAGTGCGTCTTTCAAGCCACCAACCACATAAAGTGTTTCCTGAAAGCATACCATGTTTGCAGCTTGACGACCCACCTTGAGGTTACTCATGACTTGCCATTCATTAGTTGATGGGTCATATACCTCACAGGACTTCAATGTGGTATAACATCGCTCATTTTTAGTTATGCCACCTGCTATGTAGATCTTGCCATTCATGGTTGCTCCAAAAGCATTATATCTTGCTTCATTCATAGCTGAAACCTCCTCCCATGTGGCCAAAATAGGATCAAACCTTTCCACTGCTATAGATCCCTGCAAAAAAGCATCACTTCCTCCTACTAAGTAAAGGTGTCTTTTATCACTGACTAAACAAGCTCCATGGCGAACAGTTGGTGGATCAGCCACAGCCTCACAAACATTCTCATCAAACTTATAGAGAATAATGGCCTTCCAAGATAATGCATAAATGCGACCATCTAGAACtgataaacaacaacaaacatcaCTTTCATGTCTTCCTTCAATTGTCCCCCAGGAATTAGTGGAAGAAAGAAAGTATTCTATTACTCGAGATTTTCCTGGTCCAACACGCTGTCCACCAAAAATGCAAACTTTATCTCTGTATTGAACAACAGCATGATCTTGATGTTCAAGTAACATGTCTGGCAACTGATACCAAATGTCCTTCTGGGGTGCATAGCATAAGGCTGTCCTGCCACCACAAACAAAAATCACATCTGTGTACCTCTCCAAGCACTTCCTGGGTGGCTTGGCAGCATCTTCACTGAAGGGATCAAAAATGCACTCAATGGATCTCAACACAAAATTCAAAGTCTCCTTGCTAGTCGCTACCAGTTCTTCATTGACCAATTCGTTGGAAACAAATTTGCGAGATATGGATTGCAGACGAACTTGACTAAACAATTCAGCAAAGTTGCTTTCTCGTTCACTCTTCTTGTGAGTTACCCAGTTAACTATTCCCTTAAAAATTTCTTCCTCGGAGGTGACAGTAACATCATCACTGGAAACCCATTTCATGACTTGCGCAATATCCAGCTTCAGGAAGTCGTCTGTTTTCATGACTGAACTGAAATTTGAGTTAATAAACCCACAGGACTCCGCCATCAATTCCAAACACTGATATTTTTCGGCAAAGTAATAATTGAAAATGCAGTTTTCAATTataatgttttcctccaaaacatTAGAAGCCAAAGTTTTCAAACCTGGTAAAAGAAGATAGTCTGCTACTGCGACTAAGTCGTGAGCGTTCTCTTTAGTGACTGCAACATTACCAGTGTAAATGTATTTAAAAACGTCCTCCATGACTGATCCCGTTGCTTCTTCAAGTTCTATCCTGATGAACTGTTCCTTTCCCTCTCTCATGTCACTGACcagaagtgaaagaaaaaacggGCTTGCTGCTCCTAACACAAGCCTGTGAGCTTTAAGCTCTTTGTCTTTCACTGATACTGTTACATCGAAGAAACTCTCTTTTCTTCTCAGAGCATCCAGACGATAGATAAGTTCCTGACAGTGTTTTGATGGATCTGATGGCATTGGCTGTGAaaggtccgccatattggaatccAATGCGGAAGTGTTCAAATCTTCGATTTCGTAATCAGTTGCTTCTGCATCTTCTTCCATACCGATACTTGCAGAACTATGCGTtggttaagaaatttaaaaaaagttagcACTTCTTAGATTTTACGAGAAGAAAATACAGAAGATTTATCACCAGCCTCAAACCCAGTCTGTCTCTCTGTCAAGAGGCCTGTGTACGATTCCTGTGTACATGCCTCAACGTAAACTCCCACCATCTCCCCCTACACCCTGGAAAAAGGTGGGAAAGTAAAGGAATTTAAGACACAATACAGTCCCCAGGTGGTAGGGGATTGGTAACTTTCGCAGCCGTCTATCGGGTTGTCACGCTCCCTCCTTCCTTtcgggggagcgttgcgtgacacctcgaaagacggctgcgaaggagactacccGGGCAATAGGTGGGAATTTCTAACTGAGACTGCTTATTTGCAGTCCATATTGGCTTGGTTggaagaagataaagaaataactgCTTTGAAGGCGTAGGCTGTCTCCTGCAACTTCTTGAGAGCGTCGTTAAGTTGTGCATTCTCACAGCCTTGTTTCTCCCGAGACTGTAAAAAAGCCATATTGTCTATGTGGACATCCACGGGCCCATTGGTAACGAGGGTTTTACCATCCTGCAATGTAATAACCAAGGCGAGGGTTTCTTTAACAAATATCACAAGAGATCTGCCATCGCCCATCCAATATTCCCGAATTTCAAAAGACGGCATGTCCGGTGACAGGATGAAGCCTCCCCAACCAAAATCTGAAGCATCAGAGGAAATCTTGACCACAACTTGGTTTTTATTAAGCCAAGGGAGACAACCCTCCCAAGAGTCGAGGAaactccattgtttttttttccttcctaaGTCTCCCGTCACTCGAACTAAACGCGAAGCCAGCGGTGGTCGGAAAATAATTTAATCGTAGAGCAAAGCAGCAGGGACTGCGATACAAAACGAAGATATTTTACCAGCCAGTCGCTATAGGGTCTTCACTGCATCAGACCTCTCAGTTGGCTAAGATGTGTTCACGTAAAGTTGCGAACCTAAGCTTCTCATCCTCCAGTAAAAGGAAGGCGCAAAGTTGAAAGTCAACCAAAAATCCAAGCAATCTAGCTACTTTATCCCTTGAAATAAGTGCCACAAAAGCTccactttttttgaaaaaacctgAGGGTTTGTTCCGCCTGAggttcgaactcacgacctcccagaTGATAGCTTGTTGCCTAAAGAACCAAGCCAATGTGTCGGCTTTCATGAAAACTTTAAAGTGCTTCTTTTAACTGAAAGGGTGATTTAGACAGCACGATTTTAGTTACGAATTTCTAATGCGAGTAGCTTATACCACGACTTAACCACATATAGTGTCGTAAATCAGACCTACGACAGAAccgaaaaaaatgcaaaaaaagttgTAATTTCACCAGCCTGTAAGCAGGTTGCGAGCCGCAATTGCGTGAGAATTTTCTTTTCACGAGTTGGTGTGTCCGCAGCCAAAATATTCACTCAATACCCTGCTTACAGGCCGGTGAAATGtcaacttcttttgtttttcattcagttgtaATTTACGCATCTACGCACCACTGGCAATAAACACCAACCCACAACATTCGGAGTTTGAATCCTTCttgtccccagagtccgcttttctatTGAACAGccccaagaacacggactctgacCACAGCCATAGCAGGAAGTCGGCGAATCTCGGACTTCCGACCCTTTTGCGTagtctcagaaatttgaaacaataacggTCGTCAACGGTTACAGCAGCATTATACCACTACCGCGACTGCGCGTATTTTCGGCCCGAGTCCAAGAAAAGATGGGTATTGACAAGAGCCCATGAGTGGGAGCGAgaaactcccatactaagcctatgtcacggcatttttacagaccaatctatgtttggactacctttgccgtcaagttagtttcctgtTATTGGccatcgggctcctgcgggagtctaATTCGCGGGGAATTAAATCTAGAAATATTtgggtctgtgaaaacgccgtgacaggaatatataGGAGTTGCTAAAAGCTTCTAAGAACAAGCAACACAAACGATTGACTCAGTTGACTGAGCATCAGACTACTGTGCGGGGGGTCGCGCGAGATCAAAAGATCCGGTAGGACaaaactcagggtctttaaataactgaggagaaaagtGCTGCTactgtaatgacatctgcaaatggtctGAATCTCTAGTCTTCTGCAcaatttaaaggggcagtgtcacggtATTTTAATCAAACTTGAAAACAGTAAAAGACGGCTtccatcaatgaagaccaaaaaataatgctgtatttttgttgccaataaccattgaagtgcactgaagctattcttcgTTGTTTGCGGTCAAGAATGGaggggatggaaatggattggaCAGTGTCTTCAGAgagtcgccaaaaattaaatgcgaATAGCTCTCTGTGCCATAAACacatttcatatcttctcagtgggttgtcaggaatgttgaacttttgaaataaattactaatttagatttttacccaattttgacctaaaaacaacaaacatttagcatgacagtgcctctttaagcaattgtctcggacacctgaaaaattcatgtggtttcaacgggattcgaactaATGACCACTGCCAACACAGGaggccaacaaattgacctgcttccaGCCGAGTGACTTCAGGTAGTGCGTTTCACAGGCATCTGGCACagtggtcatgggttcgaatcctgtcaaagccgcctgaatttttcaggtgtctataatttttatttaaccGCCGTACAAATCATCATCAAtataaaaacatttaaaaattgtaaaCCAAGCATGGATAAAACTATGTAACCTACCTTTGCTATCCTACCCTAATat from Montipora capricornis isolate CH-2021 chromosome 12, ASM3666992v2, whole genome shotgun sequence encodes the following:
- the LOC138026164 gene encoding kelch-like protein 3, with product MEEDAEATDYEIEDLNTSALDSNMADLSQPMPSDPSKHCQELIYRLDALRRKESFFDVTVSVKDKELKAHRLVLGAASPFFLSLLVSDMREGKEQFIRIELEEATGSVMEDVFKYIYTGNVAVTKENAHDLVAVADYLLLPGLKTLASNVLEENIIIENCIFNYYFAEKYQCLELMAESCGFINSNFSSVMKTDDFLKLDIAQVMKWVSSDDVTVTSEEEIFKGIVNWVTHKKSERESNFAELFSQVRLQSISRKFVSNELVNEELVATSKETLNFVLRSIECIFDPFSEDAAKPPRKCLERYTDVIFVCGGRTALCYAPQKDIWYQLPDMLLEHQDHAVVQYRDKVCIFGGQRVGPGKSRVIEYFLSSTNSWGTIEGRHESDVCCCLSVLDGRIYALSWKAIILYKFDENVCEAVADPPTVRHGACLVSDKRHLYLVGGSDAFLQGSIAVERFDPILATWEEVSAMNEARYNAFGATMNGKIYIAGGITKNERCYTTLKSCEVYDPSTNEWQVMSNLKVGRQAANMVCFQETLYVVGGLKDALSSSRELSVEMFQLGACEWKSKSTIPTNFENENSGDRKKKIRHKACLAAIHKSLLEKLCKL